The proteins below are encoded in one region of Lactuca sativa cultivar Salinas chromosome 3, Lsat_Salinas_v11, whole genome shotgun sequence:
- the LOC111912586 gene encoding uncharacterized protein LOC111912586 isoform X1 — protein MAHHPPGGAAPNSRRSRSPLGLIPAALSVAVTGIPVLLDGATDYPMHTINRRSPNLFIPDSQMMFNMLSVCDHMMISTEEFLNSNPGWIPIVSQLYVSVLWVVHILRVFAKYGYGGAIIHNSIRDYFVGYEECMIPGPLVPFFQSIAAVKGPFDWIGDILPCFPSFHEFWDNTTRSPSHNYARQIPFPALMLDQLARFGASVPETDQDSNYTTFQWYSNVFNIDFKDAENLYFVGPQTCGSLYVTQSQYDNARRFWASRLGKDNFGHWRNGILSSTPATEAPSPSNYPSNTLVLAGSRTKRPDILNHFKHYQAGWDITNKHYWASVGFTGVAAFILAILWFVSFGLAMIIHHCCGWRIDIKGQQSHSSQRLCLILLLVFTCASAIGCILLSVGQDQFHGKAMDTLNYVVNQSDYTVQTLVNVTGYLSLAKTVNVAQVFLPSDVKDDIDHLNVDLNNAANTLRLKTNQNSHTIKTVFDTVRLSMIAVAVVMLLVSLLGLFLSILGHKNTIYIFIISGWLLVAVAFILCGAFVIINNAITDTCMAMGQWVDNPHAETALSNILPCVDQATTNDTLYKSKLVVNDITNIINGFIGSFANSNAPPGGNSNYYNQSGPLMPYLCYPYDSQLHELECPPQLVSMANASVVWQNYICSVSESGYCRSTGRLTPEMYQELVGAVNISYALQHYAPPLLSLQDCNFVRETFRIITSDHCPPLEDRLRMVNAGLALVSVGVMLSLALWIMYANRPQREEVFGKISCKMMGKCNGSNMSIGVESRSMKMARGEV, from the exons ATGGCACACCACCCACCCGGCGGCGCTGCTCCTAACTCCCGTCGCAGTCGTAGCCCACTCGGCCTAATTCCGGCTGCTCTATCTGTCGCAGTCACCGGTATTCCTGTTTTGCTCGACGGAGCTACAGATTATCCGATGCATACCATCAACCGTCGTTCTCCAAACTTGTTCATCCCTGACAGCCAGATGATGTTCAATATGCTGAGTGTTTGTGATCATATGATGATATCTACTGAAGAATTCTTAAATTCTAACCCTGGGTGGATACCAATTGTCTCACAGCTCTACGTCTCTGTTTTATGGGTCGTTCATATTCTCAGAGTCTTTGCTAAATATGGATATGGAGGAGCTATCATCCATAACTCAATTCGTGATTACTTTGTCGGATACGAGGAGTGTATGATTCCGGGTCCTCTCGTTCCTTTCTTTCAATCCATCGCCGCCGTCAAGGGCCCTTTTGACTGGATCGGCGATATCCTCCCTTGTTTTCCAAGCTTTCATGAATTCTGGGATAACACCACCAGATCCCCATCTCACAACTACGCAAGACAGATACCTTTTCCTGCTCTCATGCTCGATCAACTCGCCAGATTCGGAGCTTCTGTTCCTGAAACCGATCAAGACTCTAATTACACCACATTTCAATGGTATTCAAACgtcttcaacatcgattttaaaGATGCTGAAAACCTCTACTTTGTCGGACCTCAAACCTGTGGTTCTCTGTATGTAACTCAGTCACAATACGACAATGCTCGCAGATTCTGGGCTTCAAGACTTG GGAAAGATAACTTCGGCCATTGGAGAAACGGGATCTTAAGCTCAACGCCTGCAACTGAAGCTCCTTCTCCCTCCaactatccatccaacacacttgTATTAGCAGGATCAAGAACAAAAAGACCCGACATTCTTAACCATTTCAAACATTATCAAGCTGGATGGGACATTACCAATAAACATTACTGGGCT TCTGTTGGATTTACAGGCGTTGCTGCTTTCATTCTTGCAATATTATGGTTCGTGTCCTTTGGATTGGCCATGATCATACACCATTGTTGTGGATGGAGAATAGACATTAAAGGCCAACAATCACACAGCTCTCAAAGGCTTTGCTTGATTCTACTTCTTGTTTTCACATGTGCTTCAGC GATTGGTTGCATACTTCTTTCAGTGGGACAAGATCAATTTCATGGGAAAGCCATGGACACGTTGAATTATGTTGTAAACCAATCAGATTACACTGTTCAAACACTTGTAAATGTCACGGGGTATTTGTCATTAGCAAAAACTGTAAATGTTGCCCAAGTTTTTCTTCCTTCAGATGTGAAAGATGATATTGACCACTTGAATGTTGACTTAAACAATGCTGCAAATACATTGAGGCTGAAAACGAATCAAAACTCACATACGATTAAAACCGTTTTTGATACAGT GCGATTATCAATGATTGCTGTTGCTGTAGTGATGCTTCTTGTTTCACTTTTAGGCCTTT TTTTGTCTATCCTTGGTCACAAGAACACAATCTACAT ATTCATTATCAGTGGATGGCTACTTGTTGCAGTTGCCTTCATTCTATGTGGAGCCTTTGTGATTATCAACAA tGCAATCACGGACACTTGTATGGCAATGGGTCAATGGGTGGATAATCCACATGCCGAAACTGCCCTTAGCAACATCCTTCCTTGTGTCGATCAAGCAACTACTAATGACACATTGTATAAGAGCAAATTAGTGGTTAATGATATTACAAATATCATCAATGGATTCATAGGTTCTTTTGCCAATTCAAATGCGCCACCTGGAGGGAACTCTAATTACTATAACCAATCTGGACCTTTGATGCCATATCTTTGCTATCCGTATGACTCTCAACTGCACGAACTGGAATGTCCCCCCCAATTGGTTTCAATGGCAAACGCTTCTGTG GTGTGGCAGAACTACATTTGCAGTGTGTCAGAATCAGGTTATTGCAGGAGCACAGGAAGATTGACACCAGAGATGTATCAGGAACTGGTTGGAGCAGTGAACATAAGCTATGCCCTGCAACACTATGCACCACCATTGCTCAGCCTTCAAGACTGCAATTTTGTACGTGAAACATTCAGAATCATCACCTCCGATCATTGTCCTCCATTAGAAGATCGTCTTCGAATGGTGAATGCAGGGTTGGCTCTTGTTTCTGTAGGAGTGATGCTTAGTCTTGCACTTTGGATTATGTATGCAAACCGGCCTCAAAGGGAGGAAGTGTTTGGAAAGATCTCGTGTAAAATGATGGGCAAATGCAATGGTAGTAATATGAGCATTGGTGTAGAATCCAGAAGTATGAAAATGGCAAGAGGTGAAGTTTAA
- the LOC111912586 gene encoding uncharacterized protein LOC111912586 isoform X2, with amino-acid sequence MVKNPLSLLFFIVFITSVSPLSVQSEDQSKFILGKDNFGHWRNGILSSTPATEAPSPSNYPSNTLVLAGSRTKRPDILNHFKHYQAGWDITNKHYWASVGFTGVAAFILAILWFVSFGLAMIIHHCCGWRIDIKGQQSHSSQRLCLILLLVFTCASAIGCILLSVGQDQFHGKAMDTLNYVVNQSDYTVQTLVNVTGYLSLAKTVNVAQVFLPSDVKDDIDHLNVDLNNAANTLRLKTNQNSHTIKTVFDTVRLSMIAVAVVMLLVSLLGLFLSILGHKNTIYIFIISGWLLVAVAFILCGAFVIINNAITDTCMAMGQWVDNPHAETALSNILPCVDQATTNDTLYKSKLVVNDITNIINGFIGSFANSNAPPGGNSNYYNQSGPLMPYLCYPYDSQLHELECPPQLVSMANASVVWQNYICSVSESGYCRSTGRLTPEMYQELVGAVNISYALQHYAPPLLSLQDCNFVRETFRIITSDHCPPLEDRLRMVNAGLALVSVGVMLSLALWIMYANRPQREEVFGKISCKMMGKCNGSNMSIGVESRSMKMARGEV; translated from the exons ATGGTGAAGAACCCCTTGTCTTTATTGTTCTTCATCGTCTTCATCACCTCTGTTTCACCTCTCTCCGTACAATCAGAAGATCAATCCAAGTTTATATTAG GGAAAGATAACTTCGGCCATTGGAGAAACGGGATCTTAAGCTCAACGCCTGCAACTGAAGCTCCTTCTCCCTCCaactatccatccaacacacttgTATTAGCAGGATCAAGAACAAAAAGACCCGACATTCTTAACCATTTCAAACATTATCAAGCTGGATGGGACATTACCAATAAACATTACTGGGCT TCTGTTGGATTTACAGGCGTTGCTGCTTTCATTCTTGCAATATTATGGTTCGTGTCCTTTGGATTGGCCATGATCATACACCATTGTTGTGGATGGAGAATAGACATTAAAGGCCAACAATCACACAGCTCTCAAAGGCTTTGCTTGATTCTACTTCTTGTTTTCACATGTGCTTCAGC GATTGGTTGCATACTTCTTTCAGTGGGACAAGATCAATTTCATGGGAAAGCCATGGACACGTTGAATTATGTTGTAAACCAATCAGATTACACTGTTCAAACACTTGTAAATGTCACGGGGTATTTGTCATTAGCAAAAACTGTAAATGTTGCCCAAGTTTTTCTTCCTTCAGATGTGAAAGATGATATTGACCACTTGAATGTTGACTTAAACAATGCTGCAAATACATTGAGGCTGAAAACGAATCAAAACTCACATACGATTAAAACCGTTTTTGATACAGT GCGATTATCAATGATTGCTGTTGCTGTAGTGATGCTTCTTGTTTCACTTTTAGGCCTTT TTTTGTCTATCCTTGGTCACAAGAACACAATCTACAT ATTCATTATCAGTGGATGGCTACTTGTTGCAGTTGCCTTCATTCTATGTGGAGCCTTTGTGATTATCAACAA tGCAATCACGGACACTTGTATGGCAATGGGTCAATGGGTGGATAATCCACATGCCGAAACTGCCCTTAGCAACATCCTTCCTTGTGTCGATCAAGCAACTACTAATGACACATTGTATAAGAGCAAATTAGTGGTTAATGATATTACAAATATCATCAATGGATTCATAGGTTCTTTTGCCAATTCAAATGCGCCACCTGGAGGGAACTCTAATTACTATAACCAATCTGGACCTTTGATGCCATATCTTTGCTATCCGTATGACTCTCAACTGCACGAACTGGAATGTCCCCCCCAATTGGTTTCAATGGCAAACGCTTCTGTG GTGTGGCAGAACTACATTTGCAGTGTGTCAGAATCAGGTTATTGCAGGAGCACAGGAAGATTGACACCAGAGATGTATCAGGAACTGGTTGGAGCAGTGAACATAAGCTATGCCCTGCAACACTATGCACCACCATTGCTCAGCCTTCAAGACTGCAATTTTGTACGTGAAACATTCAGAATCATCACCTCCGATCATTGTCCTCCATTAGAAGATCGTCTTCGAATGGTGAATGCAGGGTTGGCTCTTGTTTCTGTAGGAGTGATGCTTAGTCTTGCACTTTGGATTATGTATGCAAACCGGCCTCAAAGGGAGGAAGTGTTTGGAAAGATCTCGTGTAAAATGATGGGCAAATGCAATGGTAGTAATATGAGCATTGGTGTAGAATCCAGAAGTATGAAAATGGCAAGAGGTGAAGTTTAA